The DNA sequence CCTAGCGCCCCCCAGAGATTCATCAAGTTGCATTCACCTACCATCCCTTATGGATTTGTCTTAGATCCACCGCGTCGTGTGACACCTTCTGCACGAGCACGTCCGTCGCGAGACGCGTGTTTCATGCGATCGATGGTATTTgcatgagaaaaaagaagacgGAAAGAGGGAACCACTCAACCAACGAAAGGCGTGAGAGTAGACATGTGTTTCATCATTGGAagatgctttcttttttcttgattagagTAGATGAAATTGGAATAGGCTAACCCATTAGCTCTTCCTCACTCAAAATTACCAGATAACGATGGTCTTTGTTAGCGTACTTCACATGGATTGTTACATCATGTAGGGTTCACGTGGGACTCGTGTAATTTAATAGCTCATGCAAAATATGCTAACACACTTATACAATACGTAAAGAAGActccatttgaaaaaaaaatggaagtgcCATAAGCGCAAAATCCAAAGAAAGGTATGGACAATGTCGCTCTCCCAATTTTGAAACTATAAAAAGCCTCATCAAGTCCAATGCAATGCCGCTCAGCAGCAGACAACCAGCCCCACCAGTTTTGTCGCGCCCCTACATCTGATTAGCTTTGGTGATTTCCATTTTCTTTGTCGTTAAAAGTTTCATACTTAGAAATTTAAATAGAAACAGCTAGTCTGACAATCTAACGATCTTGTCATTATTTCCGACCCCATAATATTCTAATTAATTAGCGCTTTATTCAAAACACGCAGTGATGATATGCAgatttatggtaaaaaatgaTCGACAATCTTGTCGGATCGTCGGGAAAGCATTCTCTAATGTGAATGTTGTTCGCGTGGTGTCCTTAACTTTGTCTATTGGAAGTTCCTTTCTGGCTCCGTCTATTTCAAGTaaaacatttttcgagaaattttttttctcatttttcgatttttggaTTGACTTCAAAAAatgagtcaacgaaaaatattttcccaccaaaacttaaattcaggaaaatcatttttcgaattttagataGGTATCGACGCTTGAACCAGTAACCCTACGCTTGGGCACGGAAATCCTAATGCTCGTTCCTTAGACCCACGTCCTTGGCAGCGGTGCTCGGGTCCATCATGGCCGAGCCCCGGACCCCCATGCCCATGCCCGAATCTCCGACTTCCGAGCCTAGGTAAGTCAAGGCCGGGCCCATGACTCCCGTGACCATGACCGTGCCCAGGTCCTCAAGTTTGCGTTTTCTGAACTTTTCAAACTTAGCAAACTAAAACATTTGAGTAGTTGCATGTGTCATACTTTAGTAAAATTTGACGGAGCTTTCCTAATTTAATGGGAATTCACTGAACGATACGGGCATTTTTGTGATATAAAAGTTCGGCCCATGCCTCGGACGAGGGCTCTGGCCCGAATATTTTTAGGAGTAGAATATTCTTGTGAGTTTCATTGATGTATATGAGATATTCTCGCACATATTCACTTTACCGTGATCCATTGACCCTCAACGATCAATAAAGTCACCAGTGAGACCCGTCCACCATATAGGTTACTAAGGTTAGTATGAGTAATATAACCGGGTCTATATAGGTCCAGACAAGCATATTGTGGACTAGTTTGTGCCGGAGTAGGAAATCATTTGCTCGAACTAGCTCAGTGCGCTGCCTTAGGCCGTATTAGCCCCGACGAGCTTAGTGGGTCACCGAGCTTGTAATCAGATCCAATAATCGCATTAGCAACGTAGTGCCACCGTGTCCTTGTCACCGAAAGAAGCTAATGATAAGAGAGCAATGTGAGAGCGGACAAAGGGAAATCTACCGTCTCTCTTTGTCGGGTCCTTACCAAAGGGGAAAGAATCGTGGCTGAGGAATGGAGGGTTGGCATTTGATTGTTGTCAAATAATGGATTCTTCCTTGTTCGGGGTTTCTGGAaatgataaagaaagaaagttgaCATTATCTCATTATCTAGAAACAGAAATAATCATCTAGAAAAAAATGCAGACGATTCCACGTCATCGGTGTCGGCCTCTGTTGTCGAATGGGAGGGAAGGGGTAAAACGTCTAGGATTTCACATGGAGCTCAAGACCGGACAGGGAAATGCGGACGCCGATGCCTCGCCGATAGCCTTATCTCCTCGTCACATATCGGAGTCCCTTAGCCTCACCAAGCACAAAAACTCTTCTTGATAGTtccatctctctcctccttttgttcccaTGCTTTGCCCCATGATGATGACCAGATAAGCCCTAGAAGTGATTGCTTACGACTGATTAGACGCTTAGCCATTTGTGAACTACcgtcaactattctaaaaatttgagctattagatgaatgcgCGATTTAATATTGATTATTCCGTCACTCTCCCTTACGTGTATGCTGGACTTTAGCTTGAGCGGCTTGAAAATATGCATCCGGAGAGGTAAATAGAGGCTTGAAAAGATTTGCACTTATCTCTTGCTCTAATATcatatgagattttgtgagCCCACTACcaactattttaaaaacttaatcTGTTAGATGAATACatgatttaggatttaattattctatcaccCCCCATTCCCTCTCTTTGTACTCCTTTGTGGGTTTTCGTCTAATTCCTTCGTCATCGAGGCTTACGTCTTTCAATCGAGCTTACCAAGAGAGGGGACATTAGGATGTAAAACCCACAGCACTCTACGGCGATTGAAATGCTTCCATTGTCCGTTAATTTTAGGGTTTCAATCAGTTGGTTCTCCAACATGATATAGATCCGAGTTTCTATCCCAACCGCGCATCAGCTGCTTGAGCTAGCCCACATTCCACTCGTCCTTTGGATTCTATCAACCAGGTCCATGTTTAAGCCTTCAAGGACGAAATTTTATTGATTAGGACCATGTGTGAATTGCTTAGTTCTCTTGATCGGGAAAGGAGTTGGATCCGCAAGTGAACGAGTTAATCCGAAAATAATGGGTACCCACGAGCTTAGACCCTAGAGACACGCCAAGAAAGTGATAAACATAAGAAGTACAATATCCATGTTCCCGAATCCCTGTAAATAATTAACAATCCACTTGAAATTTCTCCTCACCCGCGCATTATGCAATACATCTTTGTGATGATTTTAATGATTGTCATATGAATTTTAGCCTGTGGTATGTGACAGAAAGGGTATTGAAATCGGAGGAATTGAAATATAATGAgacaacggaaaatatttgcCCACCAAAgcataaatttaggaaaatgactttcaattttttcgaattgaaaatcatttttcaaaatttaactaGATATCGACGCTTGAACCAAAAACTCTACGATTGCGTACGAGAACCCCAATGCTCGTTCTCTGGGCTCACATCCTTGATGGCTGTGCTCGGGTACATCAAGGTCGGGCCCAGGACTCCCTTGACCGTGCCTGTGCCCGTGCCCGTGCTTGGATCCCTTATTTTGTGTTTTCTGGACTTTTCAAACTTAGCAAACTGAAACAGCTAAGCAGTCCCATGTGTTGTTCCTATTGCCAGCTGCTGCCTACCTCCCCTTTCTTTGTCATATTATATGCGTCCTTCCTGTCCTTCGTTCATGGAGGAGACCATGGAGATCTCACTCTCCTCTCCAGgagggaggagaaggagaaactAGAGATTTCATTGTTTCCGATCAGAGATCCGTGGATCACAGACATCCGCGGCGTTTCATCTCTGAAAACTTACTTCCTTCTCAATGCTCGGGGCATCCGTCCAATGTAGGCGGAAGCGAAGTAGTACTCTCACAAAGTTGTCCAATTTGAATGGTGTTCTTGACTCCATTCCTGACTGGTTGTTTGTGCTTAGGCCCTTTCGAGAAGGGTACCTGACTGGTTGGACATCGGTCCGGACAAGAACATGACAAGACAGGTAATTTCATCTGCAGctaccaaatttttttaacgACGCCGTCTCTCGGGATCCAAAGTCTAACGATTCAAACAAATCTGTCTCTTAATTTCTCTATCAGTTTATATCAGgtgaaattatccaaaaagtcatacacctattttacttttgtcaatttagtcataaatttttaattttgccaattgagttttaaatttttttacgttttgccaattgagaccAATAAactaattttggtcgaaaatcgctgacatagaCGCCGATCGTCCTACTTGACATGACTGACGTTGGCGTGTATaatcatttagttttatttttaaatttaagttttatattatatttggaatttctttcttttttctattttttttcatcgtGCAGGTGAGGGTTATTGACAGTGCCGCGAAGTCCCTGGGCGGGGGACGTACTTGCCAAAACTAAGTGAGGGCTTGTGGTTCGGTATCCAAACTAGGGGTATACATTGGTCCCGATTGAACTCGAATGCCGAACCAACTAGTTCTGGGTAGTTcttggttccaaaaatttaaaatagggaATAACTGGCCCGGTTCTCAGTTCCACATAAGGAACAGAACTGCTCGGATCTAACCGATGGATCGGCCGAGATTtcttatttcttgttttttttttttaagcaaacaATAATAAatccttttatttttgagaaactCTTACTGGTAGcttatgaagcaccgacacgtcAAGGAGGCCATCACGTCGTTGTCGGATATGGACGCACGCGCGACACGCGGTCACagaggagagacagagagagataaaGAGGGGTGCAGTGAAAAGACGCAagatgagagaggagagagcatGCATGTCTAATTTGCTGTGCACCTTAGTCTGCAGAGCTCTAGTtacagccttttttttttttttttaagtaatagGAGAGATAATAATATTTTCTCTGAAAATCTAATTTGGGCCCACAGCACACGTGGCTCCACATATTGATTGGGGGACCACATCACTTGGACTTCAGAGAGCatccaaatattttctcgaTCAAgtgtttaattttcttttttactttactATTTTTTTAGGCTGATTGAAGTTAAATTACGAAATTAAGACCTCTAAATTctccatttatatatataaataataatttatcatgtataaaaatatacatttaatatataacgtgccTTCAACGTGTcgaaaatctttattttttagaaatgtcgCATCGACATATCGTGTCGTATCGAATCGTATCGCATGTCATACTATTTAGCTCTTAGGAAATagaagaaatgacaaaaaaaagaaagaagaaatcatcGATTCCAGGATCTAATGAGTTCTACAAACTGAGAATCAATGCTGCGGGTCCCGTTCTAAATTCCAAAGCGGGAACCGACCAACCCAAGGATCTCACTTCCTCAAACTCGTCTACTTGATACCCTTCCTGATATGCAGCATTGATAAACATGCTTTTCTTGGTCGACGGCTTATCCAGATATCTTTTTATAGCACTCGACTATTTCTTATCGGATGTGGTAATTCTCTGTCCATACTCGCCGACAATCATCGGACGTACAAGTTTTTTGTCCTCCAAAAGGCTCAAATCCGTCTTAAGATGAGCTAGATCAGTCTTTACAATCTCTCACATAAATTTTCCTGTGCACCGGGCGGAGCTGTTTAAGGGCAACGTCCTCAACAGCTACCGACAGAGACTGATGTGGAATCTCTCAAACATTTCCAGTAAGGccgatctttctttctttagtttttccgGAATGCGTTTTAGGTTGTCTTGTCCCTGTCGTTGCCCCGTCCTCAAAAACGAGAATATCGCTTGGGGAAACGTCATCCATACATCATCGCTCGGTGGAATGTACTTTTCCTTCAACACGGAACCTATTCGTCCCCAAAGCATACCCGACTGCATCAATCCAGCcattcttgtttttccttcccAGCTACTTTAAAAAGTCCTTCATATGCCACGCCAGGTGTAGCGACAAACACTAGTTAAAGAAGACAAAGCTCGGAAGCCTCACTCACCGTCGCCGCCGATGGAGAAACTGGAGCTAGTATTCATTCCGGCGCCGGGCGTCGGTCACGTCATCTCGGCCCTCGAGTTCGCCGCCCGCTTACTAAGCCACGATCCTCGAGTCTCCATCACCGTCCTCGCCATGAAAGCGCCCTTCACCCCCTACTTGGACGCTTACACCAAGTCGCTCGTCGCCTCGCAGCCGCGCATCGCCCTCGTCGACCTCCCTCCCGTCGAACCGCCGCCGCCTGAGCTCCTGCGCTCGGTCGAGCACTACGTCACTGTCTTCATCGAGAGCTACGTCCCGCACGTCCAGACAGCGGTCGGGGAGATCCGACGTTCCCGGTCCGTGGCCGGGTTCGTCCTGGACTTGTTCTGCACGTCCATGATCGACGTGGCTGACGGGTTCTCGCTTCCTTCTTACATCTACCTTACCAGCAACGCGCACTTCCTAGACCTCATGTTCCACTTGCCGGCTCGGCACGACGAGGTGGCGAGAGTGGTCCGACCGTCCGATCCGGACCTGCCTCTTCCCAGTTTCACCAACCCAGTTCCGGTCTCTGTCTTGCCGTCAGCAGTGTTCGACGGGGAAGCCGGCGGCTATGCGGCCTACGTCAAGCTGGCTCGCAGGTTCAGGGACGTCCGGGGAATCATGGTAAACACGTTCATGGAACTGGAACACTTCGCCATCAGCTCGTTTTCCGAAGGAATCTCGGACAGACCGGTCGTGTACGCGGTCGGACCGGTTATCGACCCAAAGGGTGTGCCGGATCCTTCTCTGGACCGGGCTCACTGGGAAAAGATCCGGGCGTGGCTCGACGAGCAACAGCCGTCCTCAGTGGCGTTCCTGTGCTTCGGGAGCTCGGGGAGGTTCGATGCGGAGCAAGTGGAGGAGATCGCCGCCGGAATCGAGCGGAGCGGGCATAAATTTTTGTGGTCGTTGCGTCCAGAAAGTTCACAGTCGCAGCTTCCTGGTGGATTCCTGGACCGAATGCGAGGAAGAGGGGTCGTATGCGGGTGGACCCCGCAGGTTAGCCTCAAgtcttttttttgtcacaagtttttaagtttttttaaccAACGACTATATCTATCTTTTGGGGTATCTCGGGGCTCATTGGTTACTTTACTCTAACATGGTAAATAGGGTAAGAAGGGAGCAATTGttatagggaaaattatccaaaaaatctcaaatttattgtTCTGTggccaattcatttctaaatgtTTTAGTTGTggcaatttaatcataaattttttaatgatttgccaattcttTTGACGATATATTAGTCATTTCGactaattatccaaataataggtttatgactaagttgattaaatttcaaaaggattaagactaaattagctagtccttaaaagatttaggactggattAGTCGctttacaataggtttatgattttttggataattatcgcGAAGTGAAACAACCTATCACATTCTAAAAGCTATGGGTTTCACTAAACAACACGAGCTCCAATATTATTCATGTGTTGTGATTGGTTTCGTTTGGTTTACCAGGACACCCACAAACTATCCCTATGTTATATTTTCCTATGATGCTTGAAATATGAGTAAATCCACGAATAGGTGCAAAGCCTGAAATATAATTTGGGCAACCCTGGGGAATAAACCTCCTTCGTTCGAGCCCCTACGATCATCTGGAGCAGAAAAATGGTTGAGCACTTTTGAATCGTGCACCCAATCCAATTCATTGAAAACCATATTGTCAAGGATTGTGGAACAGATAAGGAGTAAGTCAAAATTAGAATAGATGACCTATTTATGAAAACCTTTAAATTAATAGTGTCATCTACCTAATCCATCCACGGTATCCACGGATTTGTGTGCTTTCGTATGATAGCTATACCAATAATTATGTCACGGTAAGCCACTTCTCACTTCTCAACAACGAGACATTGATCGAGTTTTATAATCTCAAAATAGTCTATTTTTCGTACTTATCTTATGATGTTCTGCGTAATTTTAATAAACTTCCACCTACCACACCATTTctcaattcattaaaaaaaaaaaaaaagacacaagTCCGCTGCTCAGAAATTATTAGACTTATTTAGCTTGTAACGAAGTACATGTTTTCCACACCTCAGGTGGAGGTGCTGGCACACGCAGCCATAGGTGGGTTCGTGTCTCACTGTGGTTGGAACTCCATTTTGGAGAGCTTGTGGCATGGAGTGCCGATTGTGACGTGGCCCATATATGCGGAGCAGCAACTTAACGCCTTCCTAATGGTGAAGGAACTGGGATTAGCCGCGGAGCTGCGGCTGGACTACCGGCGGGGGCACGGAGTTGGCGGCCATCTGGTGCCAGCGGACGAGATAGAGAGGGCCATCGGATGCTTGATGGGCGGTGCCGGTGCAGCGATCAGGAAGAAGGTGAAGGAAATGAGAAAGGCGGCAAGGAACGCCGTGAAGGAAGGTGGGTCTTCATACGACTCCATTGGAAAGTTGATTCAGGACTTCATCAAGAACATTGAATAAAAAACCTCAACAAAGAGCTAGCATTTGTCTTCCATTGTAACCATCCCGTGCGTGTCCCTTTGATCTGGCTCTGTCCTTTGTTTCTTGCTAGCAATGTGCCCTACACCTTTGTTCAACGAGCGTGCTTACTGATTTGTCCGAAGTTTATGAAATTACCATTCCGAGTTGGCGGGTGGTGGGCGTTGGACTTGATTCAAATCTTGCATCGCTCACTAGAAGAGTGAATTTTAGTGAGTCATTGTACTCGTTTTGCTCGGTAACCCAGATGACGGAGCCGTAAGTTACTGATAGTTTTTTTAGACAGATGAGTTATGAGCTTCTCATGACTAAACTAATGATCCGCCATCGCCTGGGTGAGGATGGCCTTGCCAGAACTGGTGAGGCTGAGTCGCCCAAGCCAGGATGTCCTCGCCCGGCGTCACTTTGAGACCAAAACATCAGCTACCATCTACAGGTCCGACAACCTCTCCACAACGGGATTTCCAGTCCCTTCAACTTGATCCCCGTTGAAGAAGACCACATTAGCTGAAGATGCCTGTCCCGATTATAGTGAAACACCAAGCAAATCAAGCAAAAGGGTTTTGGAAGAAGGCGAGAGGCAAAGAGAAATTGTGACTCTACAGCGTGCCATGCCCTTCGCGTGCATTGGGACCTTTAGAGTGCCACTTCTCCTATCCATGAGTAAGGGAAACCCTAGCGTAGAAGCTAATCTCTCTAAACATAAACTCATCttgaggaagaaaggaaaaaaaaatatttaaaaatgtctatGTTAGCGCTTATTTTTCCACGGAGGCCATTCGGCGTTCACGTCAGCAAtatctagccaaaattagctggaatgattgaattagctctaggtcaaaaggtttacgaaaaaattagcaccaataaaagatttaggactaaattagcgtcaatgcaatagatttaaggcATTTCTAACACTTTTCCCGTGAGCTTTGGCATGTCGAGCTGAGTTTCAATGGGGAGCAGCCACTATTTTAAAGTACCTTTTGGgcctaaaattgaaaacttgGAGAGGCCCAAATGAGAACCGCTCTAAAATTCAAAGCATTGAAAGTTTGTGTAAGGAGTTTTTCTCTTTCACTTATGTACGGTTTTGTGATATCAGATatatgcaagaaaaaaaaattaatacataAAGAACATGACTACAATGAAACTCAAAACAATTATGTCCTAATGCAATCATTGCCTTCAGATGAAAAGTGGCAAGCAATCTAACTCGAAGTGAATTTTTGAGAGATAGAAGTTGCGATCGTGTGCATCTTAATCTCCATCATCACATCATGTGGATTTAATGTGGAGACACGCTACAAAGTTGGCTGAGATGGAGCTGGTTCACATGATTTGggcccatacaaaaattttTCAGGAAAGCATCATGCGATCCACTATACCCTCAAATTAATACATGAACATGTCCTATTTGTTATTTCCTCAGTACAATCTCCTGTCAAATTCGTCCCGGCTAAAAATGGCTAGCCCATGTGGTCAAGAATTGGCCTATGTTTTCAAAGTCTGCAGCAAATCAGCATCCCCGTCTAGAAATTCTCTAGCAACTCATGTGTTCAAAGCCTTCAGCAGAGCACCTTGGAAATATAAGCAGCTCACGTAGAAAATAcaacaacaataaaaaattcattttattattattttaaaagacacccttaaaattgattttgaaatcaACAATAACTAACATCGTCGTTAATTTTTTGAACGAATTGTCTTCAATGATTTCGCCAAAATATATGCAATCTGATTTTTTGATTTGTAAAAATTAAGCTTAATCTCACCATCTTTGACCGGCTTACATATAATGATACTTGATGTCAATGTGCTTACTCCTGTCATGAAAAGTATGATTCTTGGCTAATGCAACGGTTAACTTATTATCACacataccttaccaaaaaaaaaaaaacttattatcACACATTATTTGGTAGGACCTCTCTATTCATGCATCGATTCACAAAGCATCTTACGAAGCCATATCGCTTGACATGCCGCCGAAGCTACGACAACGTATTCATCTTCAGCTGTTGAGAGTACaacaactttctttttttgtaggACCATGAGAGTCTTGATCCAGAAAGAGAGCATTTTTAGAAGAACATTTATAAGTCTCAATATCACATGCCCAATCACTATTTGTGTATCCCATTAAACTTCAATTGTCAGTGTAAGAATATAAAATCCATGATCATGAGTTCCATTGACATACAAGAAAACTCATTTGCAattgttcaattttttgttcatcttcGCTGTGCAAGGGCGGTCGACGAGGGTAGATTTGGCTACAAAGGGCCAACGAGAGGTTGTCGAGGGGTCGACGAGGTCGCGAGACCCCACACAAGGGCGGTCTAAGGTCACGTGACCCAAGCGAGGGTGGCCTGGCTTTGCCTGCCCTCGCGAAGGTCACGCAACCCAGTGAGTGGTGCCTGGGGTTGGGCGACCACACGCGGGCCTTGCTTGGGCATGTAACCCTAGCCGAGGGCCGTCAATGCCAAATTTGACTCGCCGGAGTTGGTAAAGGGTATGAGattttcttatgaaaaaaaaaactagccaAAGTCTTTTGCaagaatttttttccaaaaactaTTTAACCCAAAATTGAAAGCAATTTGCACTTTCCCAATGCCCTTTAAACTAAATGCCTTTGCATTTTACCCAAAGTTCCTTTtcaaagccaaaccaaacaCAGCCCTAGCGGGATTGGCGATCTTCTTATGATTCATTAGAAATTTGAGCTTATTTGTCCTACTAGTGTTTATAAAATATAAAGAGCAAGGAAAAATTTACTAATAAAACATAATTTACCATcttttaaagtaaaaataaaggTGCACGGCCGGGCCTTGAAGCACTTATCCACCCGCAGCTTGCATACTAAGTAGGCCTAGAATTTGGGCCTAAAGAATAATGGACGGGCTTACGGGCTGCCTGCTCATTGATAAAGTCTACTAGTAATTATTTAACATACTCTTGATTTTTCATTAGATAACATAAGAAGTAAAACACTTCAGTATTCACACGTTGATATCGACATTTACTTATGAACTTATTTAGCCTATGACGAAGTATGCTAGTGATTGTGAATTATAGCATagtatttttattcaaaattagcgtatcaacaaaaaaaaaaaaaatcaaaacttcaaGAAGCTGGCAAACTTTAAATGAGAAcacctttcgaccaaaaaaaaaaaaaatgagaacaccTTAACTCTCGGACGTCAAACTTGGGTGAATTATTTAGTACCTTAATAAACTTTCCGTattttttttcgtaaaacacACACGTGAATAATCACACAATCGAATGTGTGTTACTTTTATGATTTCTAACAAGATAGCacaaattagtaaaaaaaacttataattAGCTATGATATTGCTATAGAATCTTGTAATTTGAATAGTCCTTCGACAACATGTAAGCTTTTCACGTCCGTGGAGAATACAATCTTATGATTATGacgtaaaaaaattgaatttactcgttcctaaacttattatctaatcagtcttaaacttattgtacggataCTAATTTAttactaaacttttcaattttgtctattgagtcttaattttttttcagaaattctAATATGGTATTTTCGGTCAAATTTTGCCGGAAATCGACGACGTTGCGGTGTGCTATGTAGGACGGCCGATAATGATTGAACCGCCATGTCGGGCGATTTCCGCCGAAAAGTACGTGTATTTTTTATTGGCTCTAACCGGCAGATATTTATTTCGTTCGTCTTGCTCAATTGAAAAAGTACAAGTAGCGCCCGACACAAGAATCTACCTAACATTGATTTGGCGCAATCAAGCTTAAGAAACACTtgcataaataacaaaaaaaaattgatttatttttccgattatgaacaataaaaaaaaaaaaggattcccAAATGACACCTT is a window from the Rhodamnia argentea isolate NSW1041297 chromosome 8, ASM2092103v1, whole genome shotgun sequence genome containing:
- the LOC115736600 gene encoding UDP-glycosyltransferase 71K1-like; translated protein: MEKLELVFIPAPGVGHVISALEFAARLLSHDPRVSITVLAMKAPFTPYLDAYTKSLVASQPRIALVDLPPVEPPPPELLRSVEHYVTVFIESYVPHVQTAVGEIRRSRSVAGFVLDLFCTSMIDVADGFSLPSYIYLTSNAHFLDLMFHLPARHDEVARVVRPSDPDLPLPSFTNPVPVSVLPSAVFDGEAGGYAAYVKLARRFRDVRGIMVNTFMELEHFAISSFSEGISDRPVVYAVGPVIDPKGVPDPSLDRAHWEKIRAWLDEQQPSSVAFLCFGSSGRFDAEQVEEIAAGIERSGHKFLWSLRPESSQSQLPGGFLDRMRGRGVVCGWTPQVEVLAHAAIGGFVSHCGWNSILESLWHGVPIVTWPIYAEQQLNAFLMVKELGLAAELRLDYRRGHGVGGHLVPADEIERAIGCLMGGAGAAIRKKVKEMRKAARNAVKEGGSSYDSIGKLIQDFIKNIE